A stretch of Halichondria panicea chromosome 1, odHalPani1.1, whole genome shotgun sequence DNA encodes these proteins:
- the LOC135346688 gene encoding uncharacterized protein LOC135346688 isoform X2 has product MDSEELATLTAEYVNKQSCRRPLDYTMTVRFSLSGTVNELMEHLSASYNGLQSSTGKELYLLTKHKEVRLDRNKYSTLSDIGVQNNAHIELRGYRPISKKHYVYPLVVIDPAGKEITLQVTNRTDLMTLKHKLQNKTGIRASEISLYFKGKPLPKSHALTVELYGGRSSRKQLKMKLVGRHLRDSSLTVTGARLAEKDGAYRVPSEHLQCTLSADQNNIPVDLPSSQSTDFSRDLVVSTIGFLDLSRQKFNLFRLALRLGIPQGDLQAIEANFRNDLEGCKLRMFLKWKERNGDDATWKKLIDAVLEEGNKEFVSIIKNIACVQKNSESDTKLCD; this is encoded by the exons ATGGATTCTGAAGAGCTGGCAACTCTTACAGCAGAATATGTGAACAAGCAAAGCTGTCGACGCCCACTTGATTATACAATGACTGTGAGGTTTTCACTTTCTGGAACTGTCAACGAGCTTATGGAGCATTTAAGTGCTAGCTACAATGGCCTACAAAGTAGCACTGGAAAAGAGCTTTACTTGTTGACCAAACATAAGGAAGTGAGGCTGGACAGAAACAAGTACTCCACACTGTCAGATATTGGAGTTCAAAACAACGCTCACATTGAACTAAGGGGATATCGGCCGATTAGTAAAAAGCACTATGTCTACCCTCTTGTGGTTATAGACCCAGCAGGAAAAGAAATAACCTTGCAGGTTACAAACAGAACTGATTTAATGACTCTCAAACATAAGCTTCAAAACAAAACTGGCATTCGTGCATCTGAAATTTCACTTTATTTTAAAGGTAAACCTTTACCCAAGAGCCATGCACTAACTGTTGAGTTGTATGGTGGAAGATCATCAAGAAAGCAGCTTAAAATGAAACTTGTTGGTAGGCATCTGAGGGATTCCTCTTTGACTGTTACAG GTGCCAGACTGGCTGAGAAAGATGGTGCCTATAGAGTGCCAAGTGAACATCTTCAATGCACACTGTCAGCAG atcaAAACAATATTCCTGTGGATTTACCATCGTCTCAGTCTACCGATTTTTCTCGAGACCTTGTAGTGTCTACAATTGGATTTCTTGATTTGAGCAGGCAAAAATTTAACTTGTTCAGGTTGGCGTTACGACTAGGAATTCCACAAGGTGACTTGCAAGCAATTGAAGCAAATTTCCGTAACGACTTAGAAGGCTGCAAATTACGAATGTTTTTGAAAtggaaagaaagaaatggTGATGATGCCACCTGGAAAAAGCTGATTGATGCTGTATTGGAAGAGGGTAACAAAGAATTTGTAAGCATCATAAAAAACATAG CATGTGTTCAAAAGAACTCCGAGTCAGATACGAAATTGTGTGATTAA
- the LOC135346688 gene encoding uncharacterized protein LOC135346688 isoform X1, whose amino-acid sequence MTLTTLISLYDQCQHKTADPTLNDQTSLAEYVNKQSCRRPLDYTMTVRFSLSGTVNELMEHLSASYNGLQSSTGKELYLLTKHKEVRLDRNKYSTLSDIGVQNNAHIELRGYRPISKKHYVYPLVVIDPAGKEITLQVTNRTDLMTLKHKLQNKTGIRASEISLYFKGKPLPKSHALTVELYGGRSSRKQLKMKLVGRHLRDSSLTVTGARLAEKDGAYRVPSEHLQCTLSADQNNIPVDLPSSQSTDFSRDLVVSTIGFLDLSRQKFNLFRLALRLGIPQGDLQAIEANFRNDLEGCKLRMFLKWKERNGDDATWKKLIDAVLEEGNKEFVSIIKNIACVQKNSESDTKLCD is encoded by the exons CAGAATATGTGAACAAGCAAAGCTGTCGACGCCCACTTGATTATACAATGACTGTGAGGTTTTCACTTTCTGGAACTGTCAACGAGCTTATGGAGCATTTAAGTGCTAGCTACAATGGCCTACAAAGTAGCACTGGAAAAGAGCTTTACTTGTTGACCAAACATAAGGAAGTGAGGCTGGACAGAAACAAGTACTCCACACTGTCAGATATTGGAGTTCAAAACAACGCTCACATTGAACTAAGGGGATATCGGCCGATTAGTAAAAAGCACTATGTCTACCCTCTTGTGGTTATAGACCCAGCAGGAAAAGAAATAACCTTGCAGGTTACAAACAGAACTGATTTAATGACTCTCAAACATAAGCTTCAAAACAAAACTGGCATTCGTGCATCTGAAATTTCACTTTATTTTAAAGGTAAACCTTTACCCAAGAGCCATGCACTAACTGTTGAGTTGTATGGTGGAAGATCATCAAGAAAGCAGCTTAAAATGAAACTTGTTGGTAGGCATCTGAGGGATTCCTCTTTGACTGTTACAG GTGCCAGACTGGCTGAGAAAGATGGTGCCTATAGAGTGCCAAGTGAACATCTTCAATGCACACTGTCAGCAG atcaAAACAATATTCCTGTGGATTTACCATCGTCTCAGTCTACCGATTTTTCTCGAGACCTTGTAGTGTCTACAATTGGATTTCTTGATTTGAGCAGGCAAAAATTTAACTTGTTCAGGTTGGCGTTACGACTAGGAATTCCACAAGGTGACTTGCAAGCAATTGAAGCAAATTTCCGTAACGACTTAGAAGGCTGCAAATTACGAATGTTTTTGAAAtggaaagaaagaaatggTGATGATGCCACCTGGAAAAAGCTGATTGATGCTGTATTGGAAGAGGGTAACAAAGAATTTGTAAGCATCATAAAAAACATAG CATGTGTTCAAAAGAACTCCGAGTCAGATACGAAATTGTGTGATTAA